From a single Leopardus geoffroyi isolate Oge1 chromosome E1, O.geoffroyi_Oge1_pat1.0, whole genome shotgun sequence genomic region:
- the UNK gene encoding RING finger protein unkempt homolog isoform X2 has translation MYLKEFRTEQCPLFVQHKCTQHRPYTCFHWHFVNQRRRRSIRRRDGTFNYSPDVYCTKYDEATGLCPEGDECPFLHRTTGDTERRYHLRYYKTGICIHETDSKGNCTKNGLHCAFAHGPHDLRSPVYDIRELQAMEALQNGQTTVEGSIEGQTAGAASHAMIEKILSEEPRWQETAYVLGNYKTEPCKKPPRLCRQGYACPYYHNSKDRRRSPRKHKYRSSPCPNVKHGDEWGDPGKCENGDACQYCHTRTEQQFHPEIYKSTKCNDMQQSGSCPRGPFCAFAHVEQPPLSDDLQPSSTVSSPTQPGPVLYMPSAAGDSVPVSPSSPHAPDLSALLCRNSNLGSPSNLCGSPPGSIRKPPNLEGIVFPGESGLAPGSYKKAPGFEREDQVGAEYLKNFKCQAKLKPHSLEPRSQEQPLLQPKQDMLGILPVGSPLTSSISSSITSSLAATPPSPAGTSSVPGMNANALPFYPTSDTVESVIESALDDLDLNEFGVAALEKTFDNSTVPHPGSITIGGSLLQSSAPVNIPGSLGSSASFHSASPSPPVSLSSHFLQQPQGHLSQSENTFLGTSASHGSLGLNGMNSSIWEHFASGSFSPGTSPAFLSGPGAAELARLRQELEEANSTIKQWEESWKQAKQACDAWKKEAEEAGERASAAGAECELAREQRDALEEQVKKLQEELERLHSGPDPQALPTFSDLEALSLSTLYSLQKQLRAHLEQVDKAVFHMQSVKCLKCQEQNRAVLPCQHAVLCELCAEGSECPVCQPGRAHALQS, from the exons GTACCTGAAGGAATTCCGCACGGAGCAGTGCCCACTCTTTGTGCAACACAAATGCACTCAGCACCGGCCCTACACCTGCTTCCACTGGCACTTCGTGAACCAGCGACGTCGCCGGTCCATCCGCCGTCGGGACGGCACCTTCAACTACAGCCCCGACGTCTACTGCACCAAGTACGACGAGGCTACGGGCCTCTGCCCGGAGGGCGACGA GTGCCCATTCCTGCACAGGACCACAGGGGACACTGAGCGCAGGTACCACTTGCGTTACTACAAAACTGGAATCTGTATCCACGAGACAGACTCAAAAGGCAACTGCACCAAAAACGGCCTGCACTGCGCTTTCGCCCACGGGCCCCATGACCTCCGCTCCCCTGTCTACGACATCAG agAGCTCCAGGCCATGGAGGCCTTGCAGAACGGCCAGACCACAGTAGAGGGCAGCATAGAGGGCCAGACGGCTGGGGCTGCAAGCCACGCCATGATAGAAAAAATCCTCAGTGAGGAGCCTCGGTGGCAAG AAACTGCCTATGTGCTGGGGAACTATAAGACGGAGCCGTGCAAGAAGCCCCCGCGGTTGTGCCGCCAGGGTTATGCCTGTCCCTACTACCACAACAGCAAGGACCGGCGGCGGAGCCCCCGGAAGCACAAATACAG GTCATCTCCATGTCCGAACGTGAAACACGGGGATGAGTGGGGAGACCCCGGCAAGTGTGAGAATGGAGATGCCTGCCAGTACTGCCACACCCGCACGGAGCAGCAGTTCCACCCGGAG ATCTATAAATCCACCAAGTGCAACGACATGCAGCAGTCGGGCAGCTGTCCCCGAGGACCTTTCTGCGCCTTTGCCCACGTAGAAC AGCCACCCCTCAGTGACGACCTGCAACCTTCCTCAACTGTGTCCAGCCCCACTCAGCCGGGTCCTGTCTTGTACATGCCATCTGCTGCCGGAGACTCCGTGCCCGTGAGCCCCTCCAGCCCGCATGCCCCTGACCTCAGCGCT CTCCTCTGTAGAAACAGCAACCTAGGCAGCCCATCTAACCTCTGTGGCTCCCCCCCGGGCTCCATCAGGAAGCCCCCGAACCTGGAAGGCATTGTCTTCCCTGGGGAGTCTGGCCTTGCCCCTGGCAGCTATAAGAAGGCTCCTGGCTTTGAGAGGGAAGACCAGGTGGGAGCCGAGTACCTGAAAAATTTCAAATGCCAG GCCAAGTTAAAACCCCACTCACTAGAGCCCAGGAGCCAAGAGCAGCCTCTGCTTCAGCCCAAACAG GACATGCTGGGCATCCTTCCCGTGGGCAGCCCCCTGACCTCAAGCATCTCTTCTAGTATCACCTCCAGCCTGGCAGCTACGCCCCCTAGCCCTGCTGGCACCAGCAGCGTCCCTGGCATGAATGCAAATGCTCTGCCCTTCTATCCCACCAGCGACACGGTAGAGTCAGTCATAG AGTCTGCCCTGGATGACCTGGACCTGAATGAGTTTGGGGTGGCTGCCCTAGAGAAGACTTTCGATAACAGCACAGTGCCCCACCCAGGCAGCATCACAATTG GTGGCAGTTTGCTGCAGAGCTCTGCACCCGTGAATATCCCTGGCTCCTTGGGCAGTTCTGCTTCCTTCCACTCAGCATCCCCGTCCCCTCCTGTCAGCCTCTCCTCGCATTTCCTGCAGCAGCCCCAGGGCCACCTGAGCCAGTCCGAAAACACATTTTTGGGGACCTCAGCATCACATGGATCTTTGG GTCTGAACGGGATGAATAGCAGCATCTGGGAGCATTTTGCCTCTGGTAGCTTCTCCCCAGGCACTTCTCCTGCCTTCCTGTCAGGGCCAGGGGCTGCTGAGCTGGCCCGGCTGCGGCAAGAGCTCGAAGAAGCCAACAGCACCATCAAGCAGTGGGAGGAGTCCTGGAAGCAGGCTAAGCAG GCTTGTGATGCctggaagaaggaggcagaggaggccgGTGAGCGGGCCAGCGCGGCAGGTGCTGAGTGCGAGCTGGCCCGGGAGCAGCGGGATGCACTGGAGGAGCAGGTTAAGAAGCTACAGGAAGAGCTGGAGCGGCTGCACTCAGGCCCCGACCCACAGGCCCTGCCCACCTTCTCCGACCTGGAGGCCCTCTCACTCTCCACCCTCTACTCCCTCCAGAAGCAGCTGCGGGCCCACCTGGAACAAGTGGACAAG GCCGTGTTCCACATGCAGTCGGTGAAATGCCTTAAGTGTCAGGAACAGAACCGAGCGGTGCTGCCGTGCCAACACGCCGTGCTgtgtgagctctgtgctgagggcagcGAGTGCCCGGTCTGCCAGCCTGGCCGGGCCCACGCCCTCCAGTCGTGA
- the UNK gene encoding RING finger protein unkempt homolog isoform X3, with protein MSKGPGPGGSAASSAPPAATAQVLQAQPEKPQHYTYLKEFRTEQCPLFVQHKCTQHRPYTCFHWHFVNQRRRRSIRRRDGTFNYSPDVYCTKYDEATGLCPEGDECPFLHRTTGDTERRYHLRYYKTGICIHETDSKGNCTKNGLHCAFAHGPHDLRSPVYDIRELQAMEALQNGQTTVEGSIEGQTAGAASHAMIEKILSEEPRWQETAYVLGNYKTEPCKKPPRLCRQGYACPYYHNSKDRRRSPRKHKYRSSPCPNVKHGDEWGDPGKCENGDACQYCHTRTEQQFHPEIYKSTKCNDMQQSGSCPRGPFCAFAHVEQPPLSDDLQPSSTVSSPTQPGPVLYMPSAAGDSVPVSPSSPHAPDLSAAKLKPHSLEPRSQEQPLLQPKQDMLGILPVGSPLTSSISSSITSSLAATPPSPAGTSSVPGMNANALPFYPTSDTVESVIESALDDLDLNEFGVAALEKTFDNSTVPHPGSITIGGSLLQSSAPVNIPGSLGSSASFHSASPSPPVSLSSHFLQQPQGHLSQSENTFLGTSASHGSLGLNGMNSSIWEHFASGSFSPGTSPAFLSGPGAAELARLRQELEEANSTIKQWEESWKQAKQACDAWKKEAEEAGERASAAGAECELAREQRDALEEQVKKLQEELERLHSGPDPQALPTFSDLEALSLSTLYSLQKQLRAHLEQVDKAVFHMQSVKCLKCQEQNRAVLPCQHAVLCELCAEGSECPVCQPGRAHALQS; from the exons GTACCTGAAGGAATTCCGCACGGAGCAGTGCCCACTCTTTGTGCAACACAAATGCACTCAGCACCGGCCCTACACCTGCTTCCACTGGCACTTCGTGAACCAGCGACGTCGCCGGTCCATCCGCCGTCGGGACGGCACCTTCAACTACAGCCCCGACGTCTACTGCACCAAGTACGACGAGGCTACGGGCCTCTGCCCGGAGGGCGACGA GTGCCCATTCCTGCACAGGACCACAGGGGACACTGAGCGCAGGTACCACTTGCGTTACTACAAAACTGGAATCTGTATCCACGAGACAGACTCAAAAGGCAACTGCACCAAAAACGGCCTGCACTGCGCTTTCGCCCACGGGCCCCATGACCTCCGCTCCCCTGTCTACGACATCAG agAGCTCCAGGCCATGGAGGCCTTGCAGAACGGCCAGACCACAGTAGAGGGCAGCATAGAGGGCCAGACGGCTGGGGCTGCAAGCCACGCCATGATAGAAAAAATCCTCAGTGAGGAGCCTCGGTGGCAAG AAACTGCCTATGTGCTGGGGAACTATAAGACGGAGCCGTGCAAGAAGCCCCCGCGGTTGTGCCGCCAGGGTTATGCCTGTCCCTACTACCACAACAGCAAGGACCGGCGGCGGAGCCCCCGGAAGCACAAATACAG GTCATCTCCATGTCCGAACGTGAAACACGGGGATGAGTGGGGAGACCCCGGCAAGTGTGAGAATGGAGATGCCTGCCAGTACTGCCACACCCGCACGGAGCAGCAGTTCCACCCGGAG ATCTATAAATCCACCAAGTGCAACGACATGCAGCAGTCGGGCAGCTGTCCCCGAGGACCTTTCTGCGCCTTTGCCCACGTAGAAC AGCCACCCCTCAGTGACGACCTGCAACCTTCCTCAACTGTGTCCAGCCCCACTCAGCCGGGTCCTGTCTTGTACATGCCATCTGCTGCCGGAGACTCCGTGCCCGTGAGCCCCTCCAGCCCGCATGCCCCTGACCTCAGCGCT GCCAAGTTAAAACCCCACTCACTAGAGCCCAGGAGCCAAGAGCAGCCTCTGCTTCAGCCCAAACAG GACATGCTGGGCATCCTTCCCGTGGGCAGCCCCCTGACCTCAAGCATCTCTTCTAGTATCACCTCCAGCCTGGCAGCTACGCCCCCTAGCCCTGCTGGCACCAGCAGCGTCCCTGGCATGAATGCAAATGCTCTGCCCTTCTATCCCACCAGCGACACGGTAGAGTCAGTCATAG AGTCTGCCCTGGATGACCTGGACCTGAATGAGTTTGGGGTGGCTGCCCTAGAGAAGACTTTCGATAACAGCACAGTGCCCCACCCAGGCAGCATCACAATTG GTGGCAGTTTGCTGCAGAGCTCTGCACCCGTGAATATCCCTGGCTCCTTGGGCAGTTCTGCTTCCTTCCACTCAGCATCCCCGTCCCCTCCTGTCAGCCTCTCCTCGCATTTCCTGCAGCAGCCCCAGGGCCACCTGAGCCAGTCCGAAAACACATTTTTGGGGACCTCAGCATCACATGGATCTTTGG GTCTGAACGGGATGAATAGCAGCATCTGGGAGCATTTTGCCTCTGGTAGCTTCTCCCCAGGCACTTCTCCTGCCTTCCTGTCAGGGCCAGGGGCTGCTGAGCTGGCCCGGCTGCGGCAAGAGCTCGAAGAAGCCAACAGCACCATCAAGCAGTGGGAGGAGTCCTGGAAGCAGGCTAAGCAG GCTTGTGATGCctggaagaaggaggcagaggaggccgGTGAGCGGGCCAGCGCGGCAGGTGCTGAGTGCGAGCTGGCCCGGGAGCAGCGGGATGCACTGGAGGAGCAGGTTAAGAAGCTACAGGAAGAGCTGGAGCGGCTGCACTCAGGCCCCGACCCACAGGCCCTGCCCACCTTCTCCGACCTGGAGGCCCTCTCACTCTCCACCCTCTACTCCCTCCAGAAGCAGCTGCGGGCCCACCTGGAACAAGTGGACAAG GCCGTGTTCCACATGCAGTCGGTGAAATGCCTTAAGTGTCAGGAACAGAACCGAGCGGTGCTGCCGTGCCAACACGCCGTGCTgtgtgagctctgtgctgagggcagcGAGTGCCCGGTCTGCCAGCCTGGCCGGGCCCACGCCCTCCAGTCGTGA
- the UNK gene encoding RING finger protein unkempt homolog isoform X1, translating to MLNILCRFTPACHLKIPAWATEYLRRKFGYLKEFRTEQCPLFVQHKCTQHRPYTCFHWHFVNQRRRRSIRRRDGTFNYSPDVYCTKYDEATGLCPEGDECPFLHRTTGDTERRYHLRYYKTGICIHETDSKGNCTKNGLHCAFAHGPHDLRSPVYDIRELQAMEALQNGQTTVEGSIEGQTAGAASHAMIEKILSEEPRWQETAYVLGNYKTEPCKKPPRLCRQGYACPYYHNSKDRRRSPRKHKYRSSPCPNVKHGDEWGDPGKCENGDACQYCHTRTEQQFHPEIYKSTKCNDMQQSGSCPRGPFCAFAHVEQPPLSDDLQPSSTVSSPTQPGPVLYMPSAAGDSVPVSPSSPHAPDLSALLCRNSNLGSPSNLCGSPPGSIRKPPNLEGIVFPGESGLAPGSYKKAPGFEREDQVGAEYLKNFKCQAKLKPHSLEPRSQEQPLLQPKQDMLGILPVGSPLTSSISSSITSSLAATPPSPAGTSSVPGMNANALPFYPTSDTVESVIESALDDLDLNEFGVAALEKTFDNSTVPHPGSITIGGSLLQSSAPVNIPGSLGSSASFHSASPSPPVSLSSHFLQQPQGHLSQSENTFLGTSASHGSLGLNGMNSSIWEHFASGSFSPGTSPAFLSGPGAAELARLRQELEEANSTIKQWEESWKQAKQACDAWKKEAEEAGERASAAGAECELAREQRDALEEQVKKLQEELERLHSGPDPQALPTFSDLEALSLSTLYSLQKQLRAHLEQVDKAVFHMQSVKCLKCQEQNRAVLPCQHAVLCELCAEGSECPVCQPGRAHALQS from the exons GTACCTGAAGGAATTCCGCACGGAGCAGTGCCCACTCTTTGTGCAACACAAATGCACTCAGCACCGGCCCTACACCTGCTTCCACTGGCACTTCGTGAACCAGCGACGTCGCCGGTCCATCCGCCGTCGGGACGGCACCTTCAACTACAGCCCCGACGTCTACTGCACCAAGTACGACGAGGCTACGGGCCTCTGCCCGGAGGGCGACGA GTGCCCATTCCTGCACAGGACCACAGGGGACACTGAGCGCAGGTACCACTTGCGTTACTACAAAACTGGAATCTGTATCCACGAGACAGACTCAAAAGGCAACTGCACCAAAAACGGCCTGCACTGCGCTTTCGCCCACGGGCCCCATGACCTCCGCTCCCCTGTCTACGACATCAG agAGCTCCAGGCCATGGAGGCCTTGCAGAACGGCCAGACCACAGTAGAGGGCAGCATAGAGGGCCAGACGGCTGGGGCTGCAAGCCACGCCATGATAGAAAAAATCCTCAGTGAGGAGCCTCGGTGGCAAG AAACTGCCTATGTGCTGGGGAACTATAAGACGGAGCCGTGCAAGAAGCCCCCGCGGTTGTGCCGCCAGGGTTATGCCTGTCCCTACTACCACAACAGCAAGGACCGGCGGCGGAGCCCCCGGAAGCACAAATACAG GTCATCTCCATGTCCGAACGTGAAACACGGGGATGAGTGGGGAGACCCCGGCAAGTGTGAGAATGGAGATGCCTGCCAGTACTGCCACACCCGCACGGAGCAGCAGTTCCACCCGGAG ATCTATAAATCCACCAAGTGCAACGACATGCAGCAGTCGGGCAGCTGTCCCCGAGGACCTTTCTGCGCCTTTGCCCACGTAGAAC AGCCACCCCTCAGTGACGACCTGCAACCTTCCTCAACTGTGTCCAGCCCCACTCAGCCGGGTCCTGTCTTGTACATGCCATCTGCTGCCGGAGACTCCGTGCCCGTGAGCCCCTCCAGCCCGCATGCCCCTGACCTCAGCGCT CTCCTCTGTAGAAACAGCAACCTAGGCAGCCCATCTAACCTCTGTGGCTCCCCCCCGGGCTCCATCAGGAAGCCCCCGAACCTGGAAGGCATTGTCTTCCCTGGGGAGTCTGGCCTTGCCCCTGGCAGCTATAAGAAGGCTCCTGGCTTTGAGAGGGAAGACCAGGTGGGAGCCGAGTACCTGAAAAATTTCAAATGCCAG GCCAAGTTAAAACCCCACTCACTAGAGCCCAGGAGCCAAGAGCAGCCTCTGCTTCAGCCCAAACAG GACATGCTGGGCATCCTTCCCGTGGGCAGCCCCCTGACCTCAAGCATCTCTTCTAGTATCACCTCCAGCCTGGCAGCTACGCCCCCTAGCCCTGCTGGCACCAGCAGCGTCCCTGGCATGAATGCAAATGCTCTGCCCTTCTATCCCACCAGCGACACGGTAGAGTCAGTCATAG AGTCTGCCCTGGATGACCTGGACCTGAATGAGTTTGGGGTGGCTGCCCTAGAGAAGACTTTCGATAACAGCACAGTGCCCCACCCAGGCAGCATCACAATTG GTGGCAGTTTGCTGCAGAGCTCTGCACCCGTGAATATCCCTGGCTCCTTGGGCAGTTCTGCTTCCTTCCACTCAGCATCCCCGTCCCCTCCTGTCAGCCTCTCCTCGCATTTCCTGCAGCAGCCCCAGGGCCACCTGAGCCAGTCCGAAAACACATTTTTGGGGACCTCAGCATCACATGGATCTTTGG GTCTGAACGGGATGAATAGCAGCATCTGGGAGCATTTTGCCTCTGGTAGCTTCTCCCCAGGCACTTCTCCTGCCTTCCTGTCAGGGCCAGGGGCTGCTGAGCTGGCCCGGCTGCGGCAAGAGCTCGAAGAAGCCAACAGCACCATCAAGCAGTGGGAGGAGTCCTGGAAGCAGGCTAAGCAG GCTTGTGATGCctggaagaaggaggcagaggaggccgGTGAGCGGGCCAGCGCGGCAGGTGCTGAGTGCGAGCTGGCCCGGGAGCAGCGGGATGCACTGGAGGAGCAGGTTAAGAAGCTACAGGAAGAGCTGGAGCGGCTGCACTCAGGCCCCGACCCACAGGCCCTGCCCACCTTCTCCGACCTGGAGGCCCTCTCACTCTCCACCCTCTACTCCCTCCAGAAGCAGCTGCGGGCCCACCTGGAACAAGTGGACAAG GCCGTGTTCCACATGCAGTCGGTGAAATGCCTTAAGTGTCAGGAACAGAACCGAGCGGTGCTGCCGTGCCAACACGCCGTGCTgtgtgagctctgtgctgagggcagcGAGTGCCCGGTCTGCCAGCCTGGCCGGGCCCACGCCCTCCAGTCGTGA
- the UNK gene encoding RING finger protein unkempt homolog isoform X4, which translates to MSKGPGPGGSAASSAPPAATAQVLQAQPEKPQHYTYLKEFRTEQCPLFVQHKCTQHRPYTCFHWHFVNQRRRRSIRRRDGTFNYSPDVYCTKYDEATGLCPEGDECPFLHRTTGDTERRYHLRYYKTGICIHETDSKGNCTKNGLHCAFAHGPHDLRSPVYDIRELQAMEALQNGQTTVEGSIEGQTAGAASHAMIEKILSEEPRWQETAYVLGNYKTEPCKKPPRLCRQGYACPYYHNSKDRRRSPRKHKYRSSPCPNVKHGDEWGDPGKCENGDACQYCHTRTEQQFHPEIYKSTKCNDMQQSGSCPRGPFCAFAHVEQPPLSDDLQPSSTVSSPTQPGPVLYMPSAAGDSVPVSPSSPHAPDLSALLCRNSNLGSPSNLCGSPPGSIRKPPNLEGIVFPGESGLAPGSYKKAPGFEREDQVGAEYLKNFKCQAKLKPHSLEPRSQEQPLLQPKQDMLGILPVGSPLTSSISSSITSSLAATPPSPAGTSSVPGMNANALPFYPTSDTVESVIESALDDLDLNEFGVAALEKTFDNSTVPHPGSITIGGSLLQSSAPVNIPGSLGSSASFHSASPSPPVSLSSHFLQQPQGHLSQSENTFLGTSASHGSLGLNGMNSSIWEHFASGSFSPGTSPAFLSGPGAAELARLRQELEEANSTIKQWEESWKQAKQACDAWKKEAEEAGERASAAGAECELAREQRDALEEQVKKLQEELERLHSGPDPQALPTFSDLEALSLSTLYSLQKQLRAHLEQVDKAVFHMQSVKCLKCQEQNRAVLPCQHAVLCELCAEGSECPVCQPGRAHALQS; encoded by the exons GTACCTGAAGGAATTCCGCACGGAGCAGTGCCCACTCTTTGTGCAACACAAATGCACTCAGCACCGGCCCTACACCTGCTTCCACTGGCACTTCGTGAACCAGCGACGTCGCCGGTCCATCCGCCGTCGGGACGGCACCTTCAACTACAGCCCCGACGTCTACTGCACCAAGTACGACGAGGCTACGGGCCTCTGCCCGGAGGGCGACGA GTGCCCATTCCTGCACAGGACCACAGGGGACACTGAGCGCAGGTACCACTTGCGTTACTACAAAACTGGAATCTGTATCCACGAGACAGACTCAAAAGGCAACTGCACCAAAAACGGCCTGCACTGCGCTTTCGCCCACGGGCCCCATGACCTCCGCTCCCCTGTCTACGACATCAG agAGCTCCAGGCCATGGAGGCCTTGCAGAACGGCCAGACCACAGTAGAGGGCAGCATAGAGGGCCAGACGGCTGGGGCTGCAAGCCACGCCATGATAGAAAAAATCCTCAGTGAGGAGCCTCGGTGGCAAG AAACTGCCTATGTGCTGGGGAACTATAAGACGGAGCCGTGCAAGAAGCCCCCGCGGTTGTGCCGCCAGGGTTATGCCTGTCCCTACTACCACAACAGCAAGGACCGGCGGCGGAGCCCCCGGAAGCACAAATACAG GTCATCTCCATGTCCGAACGTGAAACACGGGGATGAGTGGGGAGACCCCGGCAAGTGTGAGAATGGAGATGCCTGCCAGTACTGCCACACCCGCACGGAGCAGCAGTTCCACCCGGAG ATCTATAAATCCACCAAGTGCAACGACATGCAGCAGTCGGGCAGCTGTCCCCGAGGACCTTTCTGCGCCTTTGCCCACGTAGAAC AGCCACCCCTCAGTGACGACCTGCAACCTTCCTCAACTGTGTCCAGCCCCACTCAGCCGGGTCCTGTCTTGTACATGCCATCTGCTGCCGGAGACTCCGTGCCCGTGAGCCCCTCCAGCCCGCATGCCCCTGACCTCAGCGCT CTCCTCTGTAGAAACAGCAACCTAGGCAGCCCATCTAACCTCTGTGGCTCCCCCCCGGGCTCCATCAGGAAGCCCCCGAACCTGGAAGGCATTGTCTTCCCTGGGGAGTCTGGCCTTGCCCCTGGCAGCTATAAGAAGGCTCCTGGCTTTGAGAGGGAAGACCAGGTGGGAGCCGAGTACCTGAAAAATTTCAAATGCCAG GCCAAGTTAAAACCCCACTCACTAGAGCCCAGGAGCCAAGAGCAGCCTCTGCTTCAGCCCAAACAG GACATGCTGGGCATCCTTCCCGTGGGCAGCCCCCTGACCTCAAGCATCTCTTCTAGTATCACCTCCAGCCTGGCAGCTACGCCCCCTAGCCCTGCTGGCACCAGCAGCGTCCCTGGCATGAATGCAAATGCTCTGCCCTTCTATCCCACCAGCGACACGGTAGAGTCAGTCATAG AGTCTGCCCTGGATGACCTGGACCTGAATGAGTTTGGGGTGGCTGCCCTAGAGAAGACTTTCGATAACAGCACAGTGCCCCACCCAGGCAGCATCACAATTG GTGGCAGTTTGCTGCAGAGCTCTGCACCCGTGAATATCCCTGGCTCCTTGGGCAGTTCTGCTTCCTTCCACTCAGCATCCCCGTCCCCTCCTGTCAGCCTCTCCTCGCATTTCCTGCAGCAGCCCCAGGGCCACCTGAGCCAGTCCGAAAACACATTTTTGGGGACCTCAGCATCACATGGATCTTTGG GTCTGAACGGGATGAATAGCAGCATCTGGGAGCATTTTGCCTCTGGTAGCTTCTCCCCAGGCACTTCTCCTGCCTTCCTGTCAGGGCCAGGGGCTGCTGAGCTGGCCCGGCTGCGGCAAGAGCTCGAAGAAGCCAACAGCACCATCAAGCAGTGGGAGGAGTCCTGGAAGCAGGCTAAGCAG GCTTGTGATGCctggaagaaggaggcagaggaggccgGTGAGCGGGCCAGCGCGGCAGGTGCTGAGTGCGAGCTGGCCCGGGAGCAGCGGGATGCACTGGAGGAGCAGGTTAAGAAGCTACAGGAAGAGCTGGAGCGGCTGCACTCAGGCCCCGACCCACAGGCCCTGCCCACCTTCTCCGACCTGGAGGCCCTCTCACTCTCCACCCTCTACTCCCTCCAGAAGCAGCTGCGGGCCCACCTGGAACAAGTGGACAAG GCCGTGTTCCACATGCAGTCGGTGAAATGCCTTAAGTGTCAGGAACAGAACCGAGCGGTGCTGCCGTGCCAACACGCCGTGCTgtgtgagctctgtgctgagggcagcGAGTGCCCGGTCTGCCAGCCTGGCCGGGCCCACGCCCTCCAGTCGTGA